One Oxobacter pfennigii DNA window includes the following coding sequences:
- the argS gene encoding arginine--tRNA ligase, protein MANMIEIASSGINKAMKDAIQKSIDRGELNLSSIPDIMLEAPREKEHGDFAANTAMVLAREAKKSPRQIAEIIVKNLDVNDTYIGSVDIAGPGFINFKLKNDWLYDTLKSILREKENYGRVNIGHGKRMQVEFVSANPTGPMHIGNARGGAIGDILGEVLKWAGFYVEKEFYVNDAGNQINKFGKSLEARYLEALGLDAQFPEGGYMGLDIVEHAENFKNIHGDKYVNASSMERQKALIEYALNKNLDRMKKDLEDFGINFDVWFSEQSLYDNGDVEDTVKYFKKSGNTYENEDALWFKATNYGVEKDEVLVRANGIPTYFTGDVAYHRNKFVVRKFDKVIDIWGADHHGHVPRMKGAMGALGLSPDALEIIIMQLVRLIRNGEVTRMSKRKGQSYTLSDLVEEVGKDAARFFFNLRSADTHFEFDLDLAVEKSNENPVYYVQYAHARICSILRQLNDEGINFPEVNSVDFNALGEQAEIDLIKKMSYFPEEVTISAQSLDPSRITKYVLELASLFHTFYNSCRVKGVSEDLMKARMVIIECTRTVIKNCLLILGISAPERM, encoded by the coding sequence ATGGCAAATATGATTGAAATTGCTTCATCTGGAATAAACAAAGCCATGAAGGATGCAATTCAAAAATCCATAGACAGGGGAGAACTTAATTTATCTTCCATCCCTGATATCATGCTGGAGGCTCCCAGGGAAAAAGAACATGGTGACTTTGCCGCCAATACGGCTATGGTGCTGGCAAGAGAGGCTAAAAAATCACCCCGTCAGATAGCTGAAATAATAGTTAAAAATCTTGATGTTAATGATACATACATAGGAAGCGTTGACATAGCCGGACCGGGGTTTATAAATTTCAAGTTAAAGAACGACTGGCTTTATGATACGCTGAAAAGCATTCTAAGAGAAAAAGAAAACTATGGCAGAGTGAACATAGGTCACGGAAAACGGATGCAGGTGGAATTTGTAAGCGCTAACCCTACCGGCCCAATGCATATAGGAAATGCAAGGGGCGGTGCCATCGGTGATATTTTGGGAGAAGTCCTAAAGTGGGCAGGATTTTATGTAGAAAAAGAATTTTATGTAAATGATGCGGGAAACCAGATAAACAAATTCGGGAAGTCATTGGAGGCCAGGTATCTTGAAGCCTTAGGGTTGGATGCACAGTTCCCGGAAGGCGGATACATGGGTTTGGACATAGTGGAACATGCCGAAAATTTCAAAAACATCCATGGTGATAAATATGTAAATGCCTCCTCTATGGAGCGGCAAAAAGCTTTGATAGAATATGCTCTTAATAAGAACCTTGACAGGATGAAAAAAGACCTTGAGGACTTTGGCATAAACTTTGATGTGTGGTTTTCAGAGCAGAGCCTATATGACAATGGAGATGTGGAGGACACGGTAAAATACTTCAAGAAATCCGGCAATACCTATGAAAACGAGGATGCTTTGTGGTTTAAAGCCACAAATTACGGCGTTGAAAAAGATGAAGTATTGGTCAGGGCAAACGGGATTCCGACTTATTTCACAGGTGATGTGGCATATCACAGAAATAAATTTGTAGTACGGAAGTTTGATAAAGTAATAGATATATGGGGTGCCGACCATCACGGACATGTACCCAGAATGAAAGGTGCCATGGGGGCTTTGGGTTTATCTCCCGATGCCTTGGAAATTATAATAATGCAGCTTGTGAGGCTTATAAGAAATGGTGAAGTAACCAGGATGTCCAAAAGAAAGGGTCAGAGCTATACTTTATCCGATCTTGTTGAAGAGGTAGGAAAGGATGCAGCAAGATTTTTCTTTAATTTGAGATCGGCAGATACACATTTTGAATTTGATTTAGACTTGGCAGTGGAAAAGTCCAATGAAAATCCGGTGTATTATGTACAATATGCTCATGCCAGGATATGCAGTATATTAAGGCAGCTTAATGACGAGGGTATTAATTTCCCCGAAGTTAATTCCGTTGACTTTAATGCTTTAGGTGAACAGGCAGAAATTGATCTTATTAAAAAAATGTCCTATTTCCCCGAAGAAGTTACCATATCTGCCCAATCCTTGGACCCCAGCAGGATAACAAAATATGTACTGGAATTGGCTTCCCTGTTCCATACCTTTTATAACAGCTGCAGAGTAAAGGGTGTTTCTGAGGACTTGATGAAAGCCCGTATGGTCATCATTGAATGTACAAGAACCGTTATTAAGAACTGCCTTTTGATTCTTGGAATATCTGCTCCTGAAAGAATGTAA
- a CDS encoding DUF116 domain-containing protein, with product MKTKENILVLGLRSYVSLAFMVFLFFAFIASILTALSKSIDRLLVNIILNIFALMMTGAALLLIASVIYALYIYNKSIINQKLLYPLSSSFKMLLNIIVALSMFLKYNKDSIRHFYIHMNNIIVRSCNRKFAPQNILLLLPHCIQNSECKYRVTNHIENCRKCGSCVIKSIVELKERTGIKVEVATGGTSALNAVQNNKPELVIAVACERDLTGGISEVRGIPVLGVLNDRPYGPCKNTSVDIGMIQKYLHDFTDYDKTSV from the coding sequence ATGAAAACGAAAGAAAATATATTGGTTCTCGGCCTTAGAAGCTATGTATCTCTGGCATTTATGGTTTTTTTGTTCTTTGCATTCATAGCTTCAATTTTAACTGCCCTGTCAAAAAGCATAGACCGTTTATTAGTAAACATCATCCTTAATATATTTGCTTTGATGATGACGGGTGCAGCGCTGCTTTTAATTGCCTCAGTCATATACGCATTATATATATACAATAAAAGCATAATAAATCAAAAATTGCTGTATCCATTGAGTTCTTCCTTTAAAATGCTCCTTAACATCATCGTAGCTTTATCAATGTTTTTAAAATATAACAAGGATTCAATCCGTCATTTTTACATACATATGAACAACATAATTGTACGATCCTGCAACAGGAAATTTGCTCCTCAGAATATACTTCTGCTGCTGCCTCACTGCATTCAGAACTCCGAATGCAAATACAGAGTGACAAACCACATTGAAAACTGCAGAAAATGCGGTAGCTGCGTCATAAAAAGCATAGTGGAGCTTAAAGAAAGGACGGGCATAAAAGTGGAGGTAGCAACAGGGGGCACGTCTGCTTTAAACGCGGTGCAAAATAATAAACCGGAATTGGTTATAGCCGTAGCTTGCGAAAGGGATCTGACGGGAGGAATATCCGAAGTAAGAGGTATACCTGTACTTGGTGTATTAAATGATCGACCATATGGTCCCTGCAAGAATACCAGCGTTGACATAGGCATGATACAAAAATACTTACATGATTTTACGGATTATGATAAGACTTCAGTATAG
- a CDS encoding DUF1934 domain-containing protein: MNKNVLVTVKSTQKVNNEEEVIELVTPGKFYKKNSTYFIVYEETEVTGMEGTTTTVKIEKEDVNLIRFGSTITNLKFRTGVKDISLYKTPYGTFELIIIPSKVEINVDDSGGIVNLLYQLDAAGLHTTTNELSIKIQ, encoded by the coding sequence TTGAATAAAAATGTTCTGGTCACCGTTAAAAGCACGCAAAAGGTAAATAATGAGGAAGAAGTTATTGAGCTGGTGACTCCAGGGAAATTCTATAAGAAGAACAGCACTTATTTTATCGTATACGAAGAAACTGAAGTTACCGGTATGGAAGGTACAACAACTACTGTTAAAATAGAAAAAGAGGATGTTAATTTAATAAGATTTGGTTCCACCATCACCAACCTTAAGTTCAGAACAGGAGTCAAGGACATAAGCTTGTATAAGACACCTTACGGAACATTTGAACTCATAATAATACCATCAAAGGTAGAGATAAATGTGGATGACAGCGGAGGTATTGTGAATTTATTATACCAACTGGATGCCGCAGGCCTTCATACAACTACCAATGAATTGTCCATAAAAATACAATAA
- a CDS encoding alpha/beta fold hydrolase — protein sequence MFLKIDNLDIFYKTAGTGKKVVLLHGWGGRADSFLPVFNYLSSKFQVYAIDFPGFGESTMPDEPWGVEDFTLILYKFFLALDIDKAHLIGHSHGGRVSIMFGAKYPELVDKLVLVDSAGIIPKRSWKYYFKVYRFKLLKQMFLLFASGSDKSEKLESFYKKYGSKDYRESGSLRQTLVKVVNEDLRGYLPEIKAPTLLIWGEEDRDTPLEGAKIMEKEIPDAGLVVFKGAGHFSYLDNINEFNIIVSKFFEEKK from the coding sequence ATGTTTTTAAAAATTGACAATTTGGATATATTTTATAAGACGGCAGGTACCGGTAAAAAAGTGGTGCTCCTCCACGGATGGGGAGGCAGAGCTGACAGTTTTCTTCCGGTTTTTAATTATTTATCTTCAAAATTTCAGGTATATGCAATTGATTTTCCGGGGTTCGGGGAATCCACAATGCCTGATGAGCCTTGGGGAGTAGAAGATTTCACACTAATATTATACAAGTTTTTTTTGGCCTTAGATATAGATAAGGCACACCTTATAGGCCATTCTCACGGCGGAAGGGTTTCCATAATGTTTGGCGCAAAATATCCCGAATTGGTAGATAAATTGGTTTTGGTGGACAGCGCCGGTATAATACCCAAAAGGTCATGGAAATATTATTTCAAAGTGTATAGGTTCAAGCTGTTAAAGCAAATGTTTTTACTATTTGCTTCAGGCTCTGATAAATCAGAAAAATTGGAGAGTTTTTATAAAAAATATGGTTCAAAGGATTACAGGGAATCGGGAAGCTTAAGGCAAACTCTCGTCAAAGTAGTAAATGAAGATTTGCGGGGATACCTTCCTGAAATAAAAGCTCCCACTCTTCTTATTTGGGGTGAGGAAGACAGGGATACGCCCCTTGAAGGTGCGAAAATTATGGAAAAGGAAATACCGGATGCAGGATTGGTAGTTTTTAAAGGGGCCGGGCATTTTTCATACCTTGATAATATAAATGAGTTTAATATAATTGTTTCAAAATTCTTTGAGGAGAAAAAATAA
- a CDS encoding UDP-N-acetylmuramoyl-tripeptide--D-alanyl-D-alanine ligase, whose protein sequence is MDLYIYIIGSLVFAAEIFILGKNQLHMAQLEGYKPKQYWWWIKNNARNLFLKEIPLILIALCFFLIWGINSYNTLVGSIEIVIWSGLRAYLYYTSYKNKKEPKKPLVFTHRATRLYVLNIILYCIFGYMLYITSKNPIGFIFFLTVLLCLMPFMMLLSTWLIYPVEMAFQYRYFRSAQIKIQGMKNLKVIGITGSYGKTSTKYFLNTILSEKYNTIMTPESYNTPMGITKVIREQLNEEHEVFVCEMGARNVGDIKTLCKLAGPTIGILTSVGPQHLETFKTVGNVAKTKYELIQSLPFDGTAIFNGDNSICFDLARKTGIETLIYGVNNRDKDIYIYADDIKNTKEGLSFRVKSTEGNIDFGCKTSLLGKHNVSNMLGAICAALKLEMTPEEINRGILKIKPVPHRLEILDTNNGVTVIDDAFNSNPEGAREALLTIKEFSEGNRIVVTPGMVELGAVEYEENKKLGKVMACCVDYAILVGIKRSKAIVEGLKSENFPQDKIIITSSLDEATAKLGQIVKINDVVLFENDLPDNYNE, encoded by the coding sequence ATGGATTTATATATATATATAATAGGGTCCTTGGTCTTTGCTGCAGAAATTTTTATTTTAGGCAAAAATCAGCTTCATATGGCTCAGCTTGAAGGATACAAGCCAAAACAGTATTGGTGGTGGATTAAAAACAATGCAAGAAATCTTTTTTTAAAAGAAATCCCACTTATTTTAATAGCTTTATGCTTCTTTTTAATTTGGGGTATCAATAGTTATAATACCTTGGTTGGCTCCATTGAAATAGTAATTTGGTCAGGCCTTAGGGCTTATCTTTATTATACTTCCTATAAAAATAAAAAAGAGCCAAAAAAGCCTTTAGTATTTACTCATAGGGCAACAAGATTGTATGTTTTGAATATAATACTTTATTGTATTTTTGGATATATGTTATATATAACCAGTAAAAACCCAATTGGCTTTATATTTTTTTTGACGGTACTCTTATGTCTGATGCCTTTTATGATGCTTTTATCAACCTGGCTCATATATCCTGTTGAAATGGCTTTTCAATATAGGTACTTTCGTTCAGCCCAGATTAAGATACAGGGAATGAAAAACTTAAAGGTAATAGGAATAACCGGAAGCTATGGAAAAACAAGCACTAAATATTTTTTAAACACAATTCTTTCAGAAAAGTACAATACCATTATGACCCCGGAAAGCTACAATACTCCTATGGGAATAACAAAGGTTATACGAGAGCAGCTAAATGAAGAACATGAGGTCTTTGTCTGCGAGATGGGTGCAAGAAATGTGGGAGATATTAAAACTTTATGCAAGTTGGCAGGGCCTACCATAGGCATACTCACATCCGTAGGCCCCCAGCATCTTGAAACCTTTAAAACCGTGGGAAATGTGGCAAAAACAAAATATGAGCTTATTCAATCCCTTCCCTTTGACGGCACTGCCATTTTCAACGGAGATAACAGCATATGTTTTGACCTTGCCAGAAAAACGGGGATTGAAACTTTAATATACGGCGTGAATAACAGGGATAAGGATATATATATTTATGCAGACGATATTAAAAACACTAAAGAGGGTTTAAGCTTCAGAGTGAAAAGCACGGAAGGCAATATTGATTTTGGATGCAAAACCTCTCTTTTAGGAAAGCATAATGTCAGCAATATGCTGGGAGCCATTTGTGCTGCTCTGAAGCTTGAGATGACTCCTGAAGAGATAAACCGCGGCATTTTAAAAATAAAGCCTGTCCCCCACAGACTGGAGATATTGGATACCAACAACGGTGTTACGGTCATTGATGATGCTTTTAACTCAAATCCCGAAGGGGCGAGAGAAGCGCTTTTAACCATAAAGGAATTCAGTGAAGGAAACAGAATAGTTGTTACCCCGGGAATGGTGGAATTAGGCGCCGTAGAATATGAGGAAAATAAAAAATTAGGAAAAGTCATGGCTTGCTGCGTGGATTATGCAATACTTGTAGGGATTAAGAGATCAAAGGCTATAGTAGAAGGTCTGAAATCTGAAAATTTCCCCCAAGACAAAATAATCATAACATCCAGCCTCGATGAGGCTACAGCAAAATTAGGGCAGATAGTAAAAATAAATGATGTAGTATTATTTGAAAACGATTTGCCGGATAATTATAATGAATAA
- the spoIIR gene encoding stage II sporulation protein R produces MNRRFLARLVFVLCILLLLCGCQSKTGNIQEKLIRFHCIANSDSKEDQELKLKVRDSVLREIGPKLEKSQSKEQSKKIIEENLETIEKAAYEVLADEHKEYAVSVTLDKSVFPAKMYSDIVLPAGEYDALKVIIGEGQGKNWWCVMFPPLCFIDITRGITSDDSENQLKTVLKNEEYDEIAKKDAPSPDNSKKAEDNKETKITNKISKTQDNKSKGFIIKFKAWEFAQSLFQKFQSAFK; encoded by the coding sequence TTGAACAGGAGATTTTTGGCTAGGCTGGTTTTTGTATTGTGCATTCTGCTGCTGCTTTGCGGATGTCAATCAAAAACAGGAAATATACAGGAAAAATTAATAAGATTTCATTGTATCGCCAACAGCGATTCAAAAGAAGACCAGGAATTAAAGCTCAAGGTAAGGGACAGCGTTTTAAGGGAAATAGGTCCAAAGCTTGAGAAGTCCCAGAGCAAGGAGCAATCAAAGAAAATAATTGAGGAAAACCTGGAAACGATAGAAAAGGCAGCATATGAGGTTTTAGCGGATGAGCATAAGGAGTATGCTGTATCTGTTACCTTGGATAAATCAGTCTTTCCGGCCAAAATGTATAGTGATATAGTACTGCCGGCAGGAGAATACGATGCTTTAAAAGTGATTATCGGAGAAGGTCAGGGAAAAAACTGGTGGTGCGTAATGTTTCCTCCGCTGTGTTTTATAGATATAACCCGCGGAATAACCTCTGATGATTCTGAAAATCAATTAAAGACCGTATTAAAGAATGAAGAATATGATGAAATAGCAAAAAAAGATGCTCCATCTCCGGATAACTCAAAAAAAGCGGAAGATAATAAGGAGACCAAAATAACTAATAAAATATCAAAAACTCAGGATAATAAATCCAAAGGATTTATAATAAAATTTAAGGCTTGGGAGTTTGCCCAATCCTTATTTCAAAAATTTCAAAGTGCATTTAAATAG
- a CDS encoding Ger(x)C family spore germination protein, with protein MAKRVTALILAIVFSAITLSGCWDKVEIDQRAFIGVIMIDMAPSDYQEEMAEDVEGIPGIEKQEGEMIKVTYIFPDARILGEGGGGGDEKGFVTLSSIAPSIAKTNGYVDSRLSRSLYYGHTQVIIFGEEFLKHSDKLKEVMDFFNRSPRFNRTARVLVAEGEASKVAETIPKGEKLMFRYIRDILQNEVTNGRLVEVNFNQFVSSMRQDGNTVIPRIIPKKDEVKISGLGVMRDYKLQGFLSEYDTLYFNTLYGKRRGGREYINLNNISATFNTNNTVKKMRLLNSDINNLEVGINVVIEGSIADKGFENEIFDAEIINRLEKEYDKSSVESCNFVIKKLQQQLKADALKIGDYLYKYHPDIWQEIQGKWEEVYPKIKITPIINHKIRRTGEVK; from the coding sequence ATGGCTAAAAGGGTAACAGCTTTAATTCTGGCAATTGTCTTTTCTGCGATAACGCTGTCCGGTTGCTGGGACAAGGTTGAGATAGATCAGAGAGCTTTTATTGGCGTTATTATGATTGATATGGCGCCCTCAGATTACCAGGAGGAAATGGCTGAGGATGTTGAAGGGATTCCCGGTATCGAAAAACAGGAGGGGGAGATGATTAAAGTTACATATATCTTTCCCGATGCAAGAATATTAGGAGAAGGAGGCGGCGGGGGAGATGAAAAAGGGTTTGTCACCTTGTCAAGCATTGCCCCCAGCATAGCCAAGACCAATGGATATGTTGACTCCCGTTTAAGCCGCAGCCTTTATTACGGTCATACACAGGTAATTATATTCGGAGAAGAATTTTTAAAACACAGCGATAAATTAAAAGAGGTCATGGATTTCTTTAATAGAAGCCCAAGGTTTAACAGAACAGCAAGGGTTTTAGTGGCAGAGGGTGAAGCGTCTAAAGTTGCTGAAACCATACCTAAAGGTGAAAAGCTCATGTTCAGATACATAAGAGACATACTTCAAAATGAAGTAACTAACGGCAGGCTCGTAGAAGTAAATTTCAACCAGTTTGTATCAAGTATGCGCCAAGATGGCAACACTGTCATACCCAGAATAATTCCCAAAAAGGATGAAGTAAAAATATCAGGTTTGGGAGTCATGAGAGACTACAAGCTTCAGGGCTTCCTTTCTGAATACGATACTTTGTATTTTAATACTTTGTATGGAAAGCGCCGGGGAGGCAGAGAATATATAAACCTTAATAATATTTCCGCCACGTTTAATACAAATAATACAGTTAAAAAGATGAGGCTTTTAAACAGTGATATCAACAATCTGGAGGTGGGTATCAATGTTGTAATCGAAGGGTCTATTGCAGATAAGGGCTTTGAAAATGAAATATTCGATGCTGAGATTATAAACAGATTGGAGAAGGAGTATGATAAATCATCTGTTGAAAGCTGCAATTTTGTAATAAAAAAACTTCAGCAGCAATTAAAGGCAGATGCCTTGAAAATAGGCGATTATCTATATAAATATCATCCGGATATATGGCAGGAGATCCAGGGCAAATGGGAGGAAGTATACCCTAAAATAAAGATAACCCCCATTATTAATCACAAGATCAGAAGAACGGGAGAAGTAAAATAA
- a CDS encoding MGDG synthase family glycosyltransferase, which translates to MKILILTLSAPSNNKKTDTALKSINESTSRDCSIEMLDVLKYINSFLNGLIKKGYIRKLRNIYFYYENLINSTKSFEDITDMTEKLNLLLCHKIKKHIKEIQPDVILCFHHLPLKILRTLNDRDGINALKASYITKLFTKNIKDYEFLDACFAKEEDVIKELIDIGVETEKIFSLEELKASTFKKILGN; encoded by the coding sequence TTGAAGATTCTCATATTGACCTTATCCGCTCCATCAAACAATAAAAAGACAGATACAGCATTAAAATCCATTAATGAAAGCACTTCACGGGATTGCTCCATAGAAATGCTTGACGTGTTAAAATATATAAATTCCTTTCTTAATGGACTTATAAAAAAAGGTTATATACGTAAGCTAAGAAATATATATTTTTATTATGAAAACCTTATAAACAGTACAAAAAGTTTTGAAGATATAACGGATATGACTGAAAAACTAAATTTATTATTATGTCACAAAATCAAAAAACACATAAAAGAGATACAACCTGATGTAATCTTATGTTTTCATCACCTCCCTCTTAAAATACTGAGAACCTTAAATGACAGGGATGGAATTAATGCACTCAAAGCTTCATACATCACTAAGTTATTTACAAAAAACATAAAGGATTACGAATTTTTAGACGCCTGTTTTGCCAAGGAGGAGGATGTAATAAAGGAACTTATTGATATAGGTGTTGAAACCGAAAAGATTTTTTCTCTTGAAGAATTAAAGGCCTCTACCTTTAAAAAAATCCTTGGAAATTAA
- the ypeB gene encoding germination protein YpeB encodes MEQPIMRKRGVYGVIVAVLVVGVTTLACLLYVDRMQFGNRLQGAYQKQLFDLIGNVQNLETALSKVTVTASPEQAALLFGEIWRQAGGASDRINALPITHVAISETSKFLTQVSDFSFSLLKLQNSGEKLTDEEWKNIEALKKNAAYLGQQLYTVQDDMEEGKANWSHIRYEGARILGQAQTNLIDSKFTDIDKQMQQHPTLIYDGPYSENVLSIEPKVINQPEITAEQAKQKIEEFLGREKIQEISGGSESANGRVPTYPFNVVLKGRDKNNPVDIDISKNGGHVVYMLDSREISEAKIENKKAIDIGLQFLSDRGFKNMIPSFSQKADGILVVNYVHAVESKGGTVVVYPDQIKVKIALDNGDIVGVEAEKYLVAHNERKIPEAKLNVDEARSKASNKIKITNSRLAIIPLLSKREVFCYEFVGKKGDSTFIVYINAENGKEENILQILDTPEGQLAM; translated from the coding sequence ATGGAACAACCTATTATGAGAAAACGGGGCGTCTACGGGGTAATTGTTGCAGTGCTGGTTGTGGGAGTGACCACCCTTGCCTGCCTTTTATATGTGGATAGGATGCAGTTTGGCAACAGGCTGCAGGGGGCATATCAGAAGCAATTATTTGACCTGATTGGAAATGTACAGAATTTAGAGACTGCATTGTCAAAGGTTACGGTAACTGCATCGCCTGAGCAGGCAGCTCTTTTATTCGGAGAGATATGGAGGCAGGCAGGCGGTGCAAGTGACAGGATCAATGCGCTTCCCATAACCCATGTGGCTATTTCTGAAACCAGTAAGTTCCTAACGCAGGTTTCTGATTTCTCCTTTTCACTGTTAAAGCTTCAAAACAGCGGGGAAAAACTGACAGATGAAGAGTGGAAAAATATCGAAGCCCTGAAAAAGAATGCGGCATATTTAGGACAGCAGCTATATACTGTGCAAGACGATATGGAAGAAGGGAAAGCCAACTGGTCTCACATAAGATATGAAGGGGCTAGGATACTAGGTCAGGCCCAAACCAACCTTATAGATTCAAAATTTACAGATATAGATAAGCAGATGCAGCAGCATCCTACCCTTATCTATGACGGGCCTTATTCGGAAAATGTGCTGAGTATAGAGCCAAAGGTTATAAACCAGCCTGAGATAACAGCAGAGCAGGCAAAACAAAAAATAGAGGAATTTTTAGGCAGGGAAAAAATTCAGGAAATAAGTGGTGGCAGTGAAAGTGCCAACGGAAGGGTTCCTACTTATCCTTTCAATGTGGTTTTAAAGGGCAGGGATAAAAACAATCCCGTAGATATCGATATAAGCAAAAATGGCGGGCATGTGGTATATATGCTTGATTCAAGGGAAATATCCGAAGCTAAAATAGAGAATAAAAAAGCAATAGATATTGGATTGCAATTTTTAAGCGACAGAGGCTTTAAAAATATGATACCTTCGTTTTCTCAAAAAGCTGACGGCATTCTTGTGGTCAACTACGTTCACGCCGTTGAAAGCAAGGGTGGCACTGTGGTTGTATATCCCGACCAAATCAAAGTAAAAATAGCATTGGATAACGGGGATATAGTTGGAGTGGAAGCTGAAAAATATCTTGTAGCTCACAATGAGAGAAAAATTCCGGAAGCAAAGTTGAATGTTGATGAGGCAAGGTCAAAGGCCAGTAATAAAATAAAGATTACTAACAGCAGATTGGCAATAATTCCTTTGCTTTCAAAAAGGGAGGTCTTTTGCTATGAGTTTGTCGGCAAGAAAGGTGATAGCACCTTTATAGTTTACATAAATGCAGAGAATGGAAAGGAGGAGAATATACTGCAGATATTGGATACTCCGGAGGGACAGTTGGCAATGTAA
- a CDS encoding small, acid-soluble spore protein, alpha/beta type, which yields MSRHHSLMSDELKFELAKELGVNDIVEAEGWGGVSSRQCGNLVAAAIRYAEKNLHEQQK from the coding sequence ATGAGCAGACACCACAGCCTTATGTCCGATGAATTGAAATTCGAGCTGGCTAAGGAATTGGGTGTTAATGATATTGTTGAAGCAGAAGGTTGGGGAGGCGTGTCATCAAGGCAATGCGGAAATTTAGTAGCAGCTGCAATAAGATATGCTGAGAAAAATCTTCATGAACAACAAAAATAA
- a CDS encoding D-alanine--D-alanine ligase family protein, protein MPKLNVGVLFGGRSVEHEVSVVTGLQVVENIDKTKYDVTPIYISKDGDWYTGEELLNIKSFKNIEDLLTKLRKVFLPPVPSLNSLFYYPFKTGFFKREAETLKVDVIFPALHGMHGEDGTVQGLLELSNIPYVGSGVTGSAVGMDKIIMKDILKANDIPIVNYTWFFRKDYERDKDSVVKNIESKVKYPMFVKPANLGSSIGISKAKNVGELIYAIEIAIKYDRKIIVEEGVINPAEINCSITGREDEVFASTLEMPVTWQEFLSFDDKYMSGNSQKGMKSATRKIPAPIPDEKSDEIKELAKKTFMVLDCSGISRIDFLMEKDTMKIYVNEINTMPGSVAFYLWEPEGVDFKSLIDRMINTALDAHREHNRNIYTFDTKLLLKASSGSIKGGKNRK, encoded by the coding sequence ATGCCTAAGCTAAATGTGGGTGTGTTATTCGGAGGCCGTTCAGTAGAACATGAGGTGTCGGTGGTAACCGGCCTTCAGGTTGTTGAAAATATAGATAAAACCAAATATGATGTAACTCCTATATATATAAGCAAAGATGGAGACTGGTACACAGGAGAGGAGCTATTAAACATAAAGAGCTTTAAAAACATAGAAGATCTTTTGACGAAATTGAGAAAAGTTTTCTTGCCTCCTGTACCTTCCTTAAACAGTCTTTTTTATTATCCCTTTAAAACGGGTTTTTTTAAAAGGGAAGCTGAAACTCTTAAAGTGGATGTGATCTTTCCAGCCCTTCACGGTATGCACGGAGAAGACGGAACTGTCCAGGGGCTTTTGGAACTTTCAAACATACCTTATGTGGGCAGCGGTGTAACAGGATCGGCTGTCGGTATGGATAAAATAATAATGAAGGATATATTAAAGGCAAATGACATACCTATTGTAAACTATACATGGTTTTTCAGAAAGGATTATGAAAGGGATAAAGACAGTGTTGTCAAAAACATTGAAAGCAAAGTCAAATATCCCATGTTTGTAAAGCCAGCCAATTTAGGCTCCAGCATAGGAATAAGCAAGGCAAAGAATGTTGGAGAACTCATTTATGCAATAGAAATAGCTATAAAGTATGACAGGAAAATCATCGTGGAAGAAGGGGTTATAAATCCAGCAGAGATAAACTGTTCCATTACAGGCAGAGAGGATGAGGTTTTTGCGTCAACCTTAGAGATGCCCGTTACATGGCAGGAATTTTTAAGCTTTGATGATAAATATATGAGCGGCAATTCTCAAAAAGGAATGAAGAGCGCCACAAGAAAAATACCTGCTCCCATACCCGATGAGAAATCCGATGAAATAAAAGAACTTGCAAAAAAGACCTTCATGGTATTGGATTGCAGCGGTATATCCAGAATAGATTTTTTGATGGAGAAAGATACCATGAAGATATACGTAAATGAAATAAATACCATGCCCGGATCTGTGGCCTTTTACCTGTGGGAACCAGAGGGAGTTGATTTCAAAAGCCTTATAGACAGGATGATAAATACAGCCTTGGATGCTCACAGGGAGCACAACAGAAATATTTATACATTTGATACCAAGCTTTTATTAAAGGCCAGTTCAGGCAGCATAAAAGGCGGAAAGAACAGAAAATAA